The sequence below is a genomic window from Arthrobacter sp. U41.
GATTTCAATGAGCAAAGCCCCTGTTTCCGCCCCCAAGCCCGCTGCCGGAACCGGCTACTCCTACGACGACATCGATCACCGTGAACCGACCGGCCACGGCAACAGCCCGGCAGCCTGGACCACGGTTTTCGTCATGCTCGTCGGCGCCCTCATCATGTCCATCGCCTTTGTCATCGCCAACACCCCGATCTTCATCGCGGGCGGCGTTGTGATGCTGATTGGCCTGGTCATCGGCTTCATCATGCGCAAGGCCGGATACGGCGTGGGCGGCAGCAAGCTGAAGAATTCCGGCCACTAAGGGTGAGCGTTCTCGATGACATCAATGCCGGTGTCAGGGAGGATAT
It includes:
- a CDS encoding HGxxPAAW family protein; amino-acid sequence: MSKAPVSAPKPAAGTGYSYDDIDHREPTGHGNSPAAWTTVFVMLVGALIMSIAFVIANTPIFIAGGVVMLIGLVIGFIMRKAGYGVGGSKLKNSGH